A genomic stretch from Telmatocola sphagniphila includes:
- the moaC gene encoding cyclic pyranopterin monophosphate synthase MoaC, whose product MVNPFTHFDDTGASRMVDVGDKMETARSATASALVRMKSETATLIRTKALSKGDVLEVARLAGIMGAKKTSDLIPLCHPLPIHGVEIQFEFTDDRTLRILASVKVTGKTGVEMEALTAVSIAALTVYDMAKAIDREMTIEKIRLEEKLGGKSGHFQAGEDRERTTG is encoded by the coding sequence ATGGTAAATCCGTTCACACATTTCGACGATACTGGTGCCAGCCGTATGGTCGATGTGGGCGATAAAATGGAGACAGCCCGCAGCGCTACTGCCAGTGCTTTGGTTAGGATGAAGAGCGAAACTGCGACTCTGATTCGGACCAAAGCATTGAGCAAGGGAGATGTTCTGGAGGTCGCTCGGCTGGCTGGTATTATGGGAGCCAAGAAAACTTCCGACTTGATCCCCTTATGTCATCCGCTTCCGATCCATGGCGTGGAAATTCAATTTGAATTTACGGATGATAGAACTCTGCGAATACTGGCGAGCGTCAAAGTGACCGGTAAAACGGGCGTCGAAATGGAAGCTCTGACGGCTGTCAGTATAGCGGCTCTGACCGTGTACGATATGGCCAAGGCTATCGATCGGGAAATGACGATCGAGAAGATCCGCCTCGAAGAAAAACTGGGTGGCAAATCAGGCCACTTCCAGGCAGGGGAAGATCGAGAAAGGACCACTGGGTGA
- a CDS encoding polyprenyl synthetase family protein, which translates to MTIQPPTEASPNGRKQDFLNALLSDDLLRVETHLEQFLSPHRKKFPDLVEHLAIYKGKRLRPALTLLSAHALQLGVLPHHHLAAAIIELIHTATLIHDDVLDEADVRRKTLTMHQRWGNKSSILLGDLLFSMAYHQASKTGDAKIGEMIGEATTRVCVGEIQQSLGSQGWELTETEYYSIIDGKTAALTECACRLAGQISRAKPEITEQLALYGRELGIAFQISDDLLDIVGDQRSTGKTLGTDLIQKKATLPILRFLQEASQSEKTLFESNLDNRMVIVELFRKVGALEQVRHVVDMHIQRAKRHLQVLPNSTFRSALEKIAEWCSVREC; encoded by the coding sequence ATGACAATTCAGCCCCCAACCGAGGCTTCGCCAAACGGTAGAAAACAGGATTTTCTCAATGCACTTTTGAGTGATGATCTTTTACGAGTCGAAACGCATCTGGAGCAGTTCCTGTCTCCTCACCGCAAGAAATTTCCCGACTTGGTCGAGCATCTGGCTATCTATAAAGGCAAGCGGCTGCGACCGGCTCTCACTCTACTGTCCGCTCACGCTCTGCAGTTGGGCGTGCTCCCGCACCATCATCTGGCCGCCGCTATCATCGAACTGATTCATACTGCGACCTTGATACACGACGATGTTCTGGATGAAGCGGACGTTCGTCGAAAAACCCTCACGATGCACCAGCGATGGGGTAACAAATCCAGCATTCTGTTAGGTGATTTGCTGTTCAGTATGGCTTACCATCAGGCCAGCAAGACAGGTGATGCGAAAATTGGTGAGATGATCGGTGAAGCCACCACGCGAGTTTGCGTCGGCGAGATACAGCAAAGCCTCGGTTCCCAGGGCTGGGAACTGACGGAGACGGAGTACTACAGCATCATTGATGGCAAAACGGCCGCTTTGACGGAATGTGCCTGCCGACTCGCAGGTCAGATCTCCCGAGCGAAACCGGAAATCACCGAGCAACTGGCCCTGTACGGGCGGGAACTCGGTATCGCTTTTCAGATTTCGGACGATCTGCTGGATATTGTTGGGGACCAGCGTTCAACCGGAAAGACCTTGGGAACGGATCTGATTCAGAAAAAAGCGACACTGCCCATACTGCGATTCTTGCAGGAAGCCTCCCAATCTGAAAAGACTCTGTTTGAAAGCAATCTCGATAATCGCATGGTTATCGTCGAGTTGTTTCGAAAGGTTGGAGCGTTGGAACAAGTGCGTCATGTCGTGGACATGCACATTCAGAGAGCGAAACGACATCTGCAGGTTCTGCCCAATTCGACATTTCGGTCCGCGTTGGAGAAAATTGCAGAATGGTGCAGCGTTAGAGAGTGCTAG
- a CDS encoding DUF1569 domain-containing protein codes for MPVQTAKVQGRRSLNFQSYEDLLHDAQTIVATPHKTLGNWTTGQILQHLALTLNGSIEGMKLEFPWLMRRMSRIFKKQVLRMKMPAGFKLPKKGGETLKPAENISAEEGLRQLSEAIERLERVPERAPHPMMGNLSREEWDKIHFSHASLHMSFLVPE; via the coding sequence ATGCCTGTCCAGACTGCGAAGGTTCAAGGTAGACGGTCTCTAAATTTCCAATCTTACGAGGACCTCCTACACGACGCCCAAACCATAGTCGCCACTCCGCACAAAACCTTAGGCAACTGGACTACGGGCCAGATTCTTCAACACCTCGCATTGACCCTCAATGGTAGCATTGAGGGCATGAAACTCGAATTTCCCTGGTTGATGCGCCGAATGTCCCGGATCTTCAAAAAGCAAGTTCTTCGTATGAAAATGCCGGCAGGATTTAAACTGCCTAAAAAAGGCGGTGAAACACTGAAACCGGCAGAAAATATCAGTGCGGAAGAGGGCCTGAGGCAACTTAGTGAAGCAATCGAGAGACTGGAGCGCGTTCCCGAAAGAGCACCGCATCCCATGATGGGTAATTTATCTCGAGAAGAATGGGATAAAATTCACTTTTCGCACGCCAGTTTGCATATGAGTTTCCTGGTGCCCGAATAA
- a CDS encoding thymidine kinase produces MAKLYFYYSTMNAGKSTSLLQAAYNYAERGMRTHIFTAMIDIRSQGRIASRIGIAADARQFNSETNFWEICTSDPSHCVLIDEAQFLTREQVRQLSRIVDETNVPVMCYGLRTDFRGELFPGSATLLAWADTLAELKTICCCGKKATMVVRVSASGAVERIGQQVEIGGNERYVPLCRRHFFESVESGVCTGWKP; encoded by the coding sequence ATGGCTAAACTCTACTTCTATTACTCGACCATGAACGCCGGGAAATCGACATCCCTTCTTCAGGCGGCGTACAACTATGCCGAACGGGGAATGCGGACTCACATTTTCACAGCCATGATCGATATCCGCAGTCAGGGCCGCATCGCTTCGCGCATTGGCATTGCGGCCGATGCGAGGCAGTTCAATAGCGAAACGAATTTCTGGGAAATATGCACATCCGATCCTTCGCATTGCGTACTGATTGACGAAGCACAATTCTTGACCAGGGAACAAGTTCGGCAGCTGTCCCGGATCGTGGACGAGACCAATGTTCCTGTGATGTGCTATGGCCTGCGTACTGACTTTCGAGGAGAGTTGTTTCCGGGAAGCGCCACCCTGCTCGCCTGGGCCGACACTCTGGCGGAACTAAAAACGATTTGTTGCTGCGGCAAGAAAGCCACGATGGTAGTCAGAGTCTCGGCTTCAGGTGCTGTGGAACGAATAGGCCAGCAGGTGGAGATTGGCGGCAATGAGCGGTATGTCCCACTCTGTCGACGCCATTTCTTCGAATCAGTCGAATCGGGAGTTTGTACGGGTTGGAAGCCTTAA